In the Corynebacterium suedekumii genome, one interval contains:
- a CDS encoding GmrSD restriction endonuclease domain-containing protein has translation MLVPVDAAQSAVSISRFLVVDGQQRLTTLTLLLAAIRDYRNAHEKPYAGERIHNTYLTNQYEEGDRHVKLVPTQQDRDAYFAVINRDAHSGGDDQVGAAFRFFRSRLEEFDDPDDPEDIAHLETAVLMGLTVVSISTHPEDNVHRIFQSLNNTGLKLTQGDLIRNFIFMGLPTRGDSVHKRYWMPMQNLLPTNEALEQLFWLDLLATKPTLKINDTFNEYQKKLSNLGTEDDIEHEVARLASLAGQYALILDPAREKDPGVRFRLKRLKAWDASTPHALMLELLRRRAQGSVSNEELERALHLIESYLVRRLLMGQSTQGLNRIFPQILNQLDDQEPVDRQIHRLLSTGRRHFATDERVRAGVAESPYFLNGRRSHRSIVLRWLEESFGSKEPVDTAKLSIEHIMPQTLNAEWRAHLASVYGDDQVEEMHNATVHTLGNLTLTGYNSEMGNKSFDLKKDAYLKSGLALSRTLEDFQTWGPDEIRERARLLADQIIDTWPGPIDVGVADTDLSPLWSKVRSIVATIPAGHWASYGDVAAAAGTNAQSVGNHLAEHEVLNAHRVLRGDGAVAENFRWLDPRETRTAREVLTDEGLEFTSAGKADPEARVPLEKLLILVEVDDEPAMF, from the coding sequence GTGCTGGTGCCCGTGGACGCGGCACAAAGCGCGGTGAGTATCTCCCGCTTCCTCGTGGTTGACGGCCAGCAGCGACTGACCACCCTCACGCTGCTTCTAGCCGCTATCCGGGATTACCGCAACGCACATGAAAAACCGTATGCCGGCGAGCGGATCCATAACACCTACCTCACCAACCAGTATGAGGAAGGAGATCGCCATGTGAAATTGGTGCCCACCCAGCAGGACCGGGACGCCTACTTCGCGGTGATCAACCGCGATGCCCACAGCGGAGGTGACGACCAGGTCGGCGCAGCCTTCCGGTTCTTCCGCTCCCGGTTGGAAGAGTTCGACGACCCTGACGACCCCGAGGACATCGCCCACCTGGAAACTGCGGTCCTGATGGGATTGACAGTGGTATCCATCAGCACCCATCCGGAGGACAACGTCCACCGGATCTTCCAGTCCCTGAACAACACCGGACTCAAGCTCACCCAGGGTGATCTGATCCGCAACTTCATCTTCATGGGCCTGCCCACCCGCGGAGACAGCGTTCATAAGCGGTACTGGATGCCGATGCAGAACCTGCTTCCCACCAACGAGGCCCTCGAGCAGCTGTTCTGGCTGGATCTGCTGGCCACCAAACCCACCCTGAAGATCAACGACACGTTCAACGAGTACCAGAAGAAGCTGTCCAACCTGGGAACCGAGGATGACATCGAACACGAGGTCGCCCGTCTGGCCTCCCTGGCCGGCCAGTACGCGTTGATTCTCGACCCCGCGCGGGAGAAAGACCCGGGTGTCCGCTTCCGCTTGAAGCGGCTGAAAGCCTGGGATGCCTCGACCCCGCATGCCCTGATGCTGGAACTGCTGCGTCGCCGCGCACAGGGCAGTGTCAGCAACGAGGAACTTGAACGAGCACTGCATCTGATCGAGTCATACCTGGTCCGACGCCTTCTGATGGGGCAAAGCACTCAGGGACTCAACCGGATTTTCCCGCAGATCCTCAACCAGCTGGACGACCAGGAGCCGGTCGACCGGCAGATTCACCGCCTGTTGTCCACCGGGCGGCGCCACTTCGCCACCGACGAGCGCGTCCGAGCGGGTGTGGCTGAATCTCCATACTTCCTCAATGGCCGGCGCAGCCACCGCAGTATCGTGTTGCGGTGGCTGGAGGAGTCCTTCGGTTCGAAAGAACCGGTCGACACCGCGAAGCTGAGCATCGAGCACATCATGCCGCAGACGTTGAATGCAGAGTGGCGCGCTCATCTGGCTTCCGTCTACGGGGACGACCAGGTCGAAGAGATGCACAACGCAACCGTGCACACGCTGGGTAATCTCACGCTGACCGGGTACAACAGCGAGATGGGCAACAAGTCGTTCGATCTGAAAAAGGACGCGTACCTGAAGTCCGGTCTCGCGCTGAGCCGAACCCTCGAGGATTTCCAGACGTGGGGTCCCGATGAGATCCGGGAGCGGGCCCGTCTGCTGGCGGATCAGATCATCGACACCTGGCCGGGCCCCATCGACGTCGGGGTGGCAGATACTGATCTGTCGCCGCTGTGGAGCAAGGTCAGGTCGATTGTGGCGACTATTCCCGCTGGTCACTGGGCAAGCTACGGGGATGTCGCCGCTGCCGCGGGAACCAACGCCCAATCAGTTGGCAATCACCTTGCCGAGCACGAGGTCCTCAATGCCCACCGGGTGCTACGAGGTGACGGGGCTGTGGCGGAGAACTTCCGTTGGTTGGATCCCCGCGAGACCCGAACCGCACGAGAAGTCCTCACCGACGAAGGGCTGGAGTTCACCTCGGCAGGTAAAGCTGATCCCGAGGCCCGGGTACCGCTGGAAAAACTCCTGATCCTAGTGGAGGTAGACGACGAACCGGCAATGTTTTGA
- a CDS encoding IS3 family transposase (programmed frameshift): MPKPFPKEFRDDVIRVAENRDPEVTLAQIAKDFGVHVGTLDKWMRQARIEAGEQPGETKQESVELRDLRKRNRLLEQEVEVLRRATAYLSQAHLPKMMYPLVSELAADGIPVVVSCRVLKLARQPYYRWLNNPVTRRELEEAYRANALFNAHRDDPEFGYRLLADEARDEGEPMADRTAWRIASLNGWWSVFGKKRSKNGKKPGPAVHDDLCVVIDERGRERHQFVASRPNQLWLTDITEHKTSEGRLYLCAVKDAFSGRIVGYSIDSRMKASLAVRAVRNAARMRGNVNGCIVHSDRGSQFRSRKLRRELATHNLVGSMGRVASCGDNAAMESFFSLLQKNVLNRRSWATREQLRIAIVTWIERTYHRRRRQVRLGRLTPIEFETIMNNDLALAA; encoded by the exons ATGCCCAAGCCGTTCCCCAAGGAGTTCCGCGACGACGTGATCCGCGTGGCGGAGAATCGTGATCCGGAAGTGACGCTCGCGCAGATCGCGAAGGACTTCGGCGTCCATGTCGGAACTCTCGATAAGTGGATGCGGCAGGCCCGCATCGAGGCCGGCGAACAGCCGGGTGAGACGAAGCAGGAGTCCGTGGAGTTGCGTGATCTCCGTAAGCGCAATCGCCTCCTCGAGCAGGAGGTCGAGGTCCTGCGCCGCGCGACCGCGTATCTGTCTCAGGCTCATCTGCCG AAAATGATGTACCCGCTCGTTTCCGAGCTCGCCGCGGACGGGATTCCTGTCGTGGTGTCGTGTCGGGTATTGAAGCTCGCTCGTCAGCCGTACTACCGCTGGCTGAACAACCCCGTCACAAGGCGGGAGTTGGAGGAGGCGTATCGCGCGAACGCGCTGTTCAATGCTCACCGTGACGACCCGGAGTTCGGGTATCGGCTCCTCGCCGACGAAGCCCGCGACGAGGGCGAGCCGATGGCGGATCGGACGGCGTGGCGGATCGCATCGTTGAACGGCTGGTGGAGTGTGTTCGGGAAGAAGCGGAGCAAGAACGGCAAGAAGCCTGGCCCTGCTGTTCATGATGATCTCTGTGTCGTCATCGACGAGCGCGGCCGGGAGCGCCACCAGTTCGTCGCTTCCCGACCGAACCAGCTCTGGCTAACCGACATCACGGAACACAAAACGAGCGAAGGCCGACTTTATCTTTGCGCGGTCAAGGATGCGTTCAGCGGCCGGATCGTGGGCTACTCGATCGACTCGCGCATGAAGGCATCTCTCGCGGTTCGCGCTGTCCGCAACGCCGCCCGGATGCGCGGAAACGTGAACGGCTGCATCGTTCATTCGGACAGAGGGTCGCAGTTTCGAAGCAGGAAGCTGCGCCGCGAACTCGCTACCCATAATCTCGTCGGCTCGATGGGCAGGGTTGCTTCTTGCGGCGACAACGCGGCGATGGAATCGTTCTTCAGCCTGCTGCAGAAGAACGTCCTGAACCGGCGCTCCTGGGCCACCCGCGAACAGCTGCGCATCGCGATCGTGACCTGGATCGAGCGGACCTATCACCGGCGACGTCGACAGGTCCGCCTGGGCCGTTTGACGCCCATCGAGTTCGAGACCATCATGAACAACGACCTGGCCCTCGCGGCCTAA
- a CDS encoding DUF262 domain-containing protein translates to MQAEQRTWRKQADGEHPMVKADEAILRKVLEGENQYMVPLYQRPYQWDTEQWQTLWDDVVELVKDRRDNPKTNHFIGWVWCRNW, encoded by the coding sequence GTGCAGGCTGAACAGCGCACCTGGCGGAAGCAAGCAGATGGAGAGCATCCGATGGTCAAAGCAGATGAAGCGATCTTAAGGAAAGTGCTGGAAGGGGAAAACCAGTACATGGTGCCCCTGTATCAGCGTCCCTACCAGTGGGATACCGAGCAGTGGCAGACCTTATGGGATGACGTGGTCGAGCTGGTCAAAGACCGCCGGGACAACCCGAAAACCAACCACTTCATCGGCTGGGTCTGGTGCAGGAACTGGTGA
- a CDS encoding recombinase family protein, producing MVRLGTLLDTVGRPEDRVEIIRKSKKTTRIRHSTNDGRSWSPTDQLVATELILDDGGARFEQHAQNPGHATYLGLAGTPQARLKIQRVYAVITKAQAYLGDDSWSGVQDFSTRDICFDGGASIGWAIPTWHHPAEITNEPDGQSSEPAEDVGEKQPQGEPAVAPTTTPTTQLAVPTPAALVSAPKGQRFSYLRVSSTDQNLARQRAMIGAVDKEFIDELSARSRANRPGLDNCIDYLRDHDELYVASIDRLARSLVDLRGIIDQITAKGASVHFLKESLTFSRDSTDPRDTLMLSILGSFAEFERSIIRERQAEGIALAKKAGKYKGRKRAISPEDLEKARQRVAAGASKVAIAKDLGVGRATLYRALAE from the coding sequence ATGGTCAGACTCGGCACGCTGCTCGACACCGTCGGCCGGCCCGAGGACCGGGTGGAGATCATCCGCAAGTCGAAGAAAACCACCCGGATCCGCCACTCCACCAACGACGGTCGCTCCTGGTCACCTACCGATCAGCTCGTGGCCACCGAGCTGATCCTTGACGACGGTGGCGCCCGCTTCGAACAGCACGCCCAGAATCCGGGGCATGCGACCTATCTCGGCCTGGCGGGGACGCCGCAGGCTCGGCTGAAGATCCAGCGGGTCTATGCGGTGATCACCAAGGCCCAGGCCTACCTCGGGGACGACTCGTGGTCTGGTGTCCAGGACTTTTCGACCAGGGACATCTGCTTCGACGGTGGTGCGAGCATCGGCTGGGCCATCCCCACCTGGCACCACCCCGCCGAGATCACCAACGAGCCCGACGGACAATCCTCGGAGCCTGCCGAAGACGTAGGGGAGAAGCAGCCACAGGGCGAGCCCGCGGTGGCGCCGACCACGACCCCCACCACGCAGCTCGCGGTCCCGACCCCTGCGGCACTGGTGTCGGCGCCGAAGGGGCAACGGTTTTCCTACCTGCGGGTCTCGAGCACGGACCAGAACCTTGCCCGCCAACGCGCCATGATCGGCGCAGTCGACAAGGAATTCATCGACGAGCTCTCCGCCCGCTCCAGAGCTAACCGGCCCGGCCTGGACAACTGCATCGACTACCTGCGCGACCACGACGAACTCTATGTCGCCTCCATCGACCGGCTCGCGCGCTCCCTGGTGGATCTGCGCGGCATCATCGACCAGATCACCGCCAAGGGCGCCTCGGTGCACTTTCTCAAGGAGAGCCTGACGTTCTCGAGGGACTCCACCGATCCGAGAGACACTCTCATGCTCAGCATCCTGGGATCGTTTGCTGAATTTGAACGCTCCATCATCCGCGAGCGTCAGGCCGAGGGGATTGCCCTGGCGAAGAAGGCGGGCAAGTACAAGGGACGCAAACGCGCCATCAGCCCCGAGGACCTGGAGAAAGCCCGCCAACGGGTGGCCGCCGGCGCATCCAAGGTCGCCATCGCCAAAGACCTCGGCGTTGGCAGAGCCACCCTCTACCGAGCGCTGGCCGAATAG
- a CDS encoding AAA family ATPase — MIEVEANKSVKNVAENALAGVRLLTDSVFFGVNGAGKSTVCEVLNQAATLRHDRLDAEGPLHVFAFDDKWRKDKVGDFVEGGSAEGVTTVKLNDGASGLEEKIREAQSEWEAARSDVKAKTLLKQSATDRQKAIVNNVAEGVRKTLEKECPSLSGQRFQRPAIRALLEEGDSTVLSQSKVEEKLVIAASQAPGFLPQLPSPPREWSFTDHLWQEVTAEPSASQTMVLIINDWVREGIEVHEAGDSCQFCAGTVTTERMEALKSAVRQAEEEASSLIKSELAECKSVSLTLRKFKDALEATDLSSSIYGADLQPKKTEALLEIGPVLDGLKASEDLLEERAKNPRLPIHGAKPEINFSKLLGKYSSLKESHSKATEEIAQHSQNQALAVNQLKRHCCATDGSGWSSAAVALEEAERETVAAIRAEKSAKDNLDDLKRQVSTTADTAEFLDNSLGLVLGEKTLRVSEGSLGEGYRITRHDQRADGMSEGEKKLVSLLYFCAEFLAENRKQLLKYSVIIFDDLGSELDEPRLLAVDRFISNHFQNPKPAALLYFTHSHTYLKILQSRLGGRAVETKRKDQVVPPKAVFYEVYKDSFSGRKQSTLCRKWDDEAIKLTNDYWLSFYMVLRAFEDLQAGALPTLGTGNFCRKVLEGFTEFRAPGDEQFGSRIDKILSEKRLSLSPALSKIVNGLSHSDLNKSGGVFSRNEVEHSVVQTLNLMRLVDEEHFLALLIKFRGKQDANSIEKALQQRTGI; from the coding sequence ATGATCGAAGTTGAAGCCAATAAATCTGTAAAGAACGTCGCAGAAAATGCTTTGGCTGGGGTACGGCTGTTGACAGATTCAGTCTTTTTTGGAGTCAATGGTGCCGGAAAGTCAACAGTTTGTGAGGTACTCAATCAGGCCGCAACTTTGAGGCACGATCGGCTAGATGCGGAAGGACCACTTCATGTCTTCGCCTTCGACGATAAATGGCGGAAGGATAAGGTTGGGGATTTCGTCGAAGGCGGATCAGCGGAGGGCGTCACTACTGTCAAACTGAACGATGGTGCGAGCGGTCTTGAAGAAAAGATTCGAGAGGCCCAATCGGAGTGGGAAGCGGCTAGAAGCGACGTGAAGGCAAAGACGCTGTTGAAGCAGTCCGCTACAGATCGCCAGAAGGCGATTGTGAATAATGTTGCCGAGGGCGTCCGGAAGACACTTGAAAAGGAGTGCCCCAGCTTGAGCGGACAGCGATTTCAGCGGCCAGCAATTCGCGCGTTACTGGAAGAGGGAGACTCCACAGTTTTGAGTCAGAGTAAAGTCGAAGAGAAGCTTGTCATTGCCGCCTCTCAAGCTCCTGGGTTTCTTCCTCAGCTGCCAAGTCCTCCGCGGGAATGGTCCTTTACCGATCACCTATGGCAGGAAGTAACCGCGGAGCCTTCCGCTTCTCAAACGATGGTTTTAATCATCAACGACTGGGTCCGTGAAGGTATAGAAGTACATGAAGCCGGAGATTCCTGCCAATTTTGCGCAGGAACGGTCACGACAGAGAGGATGGAGGCCCTCAAGAGTGCGGTCCGCCAGGCTGAGGAAGAAGCATCCTCATTAATCAAGAGCGAATTAGCAGAATGCAAAAGCGTTTCTTTAACGCTGCGAAAATTCAAGGACGCGTTAGAAGCGACTGATCTCTCCTCGTCAATTTACGGCGCAGATTTGCAGCCGAAGAAGACCGAAGCTCTGCTCGAAATAGGACCTGTACTGGATGGACTTAAGGCTTCGGAAGATTTACTCGAAGAGCGGGCAAAGAATCCCCGACTTCCAATTCATGGAGCGAAACCGGAGATTAATTTTTCTAAGCTCCTAGGAAAGTACAGTTCCCTCAAAGAGAGTCACTCCAAAGCGACTGAGGAAATAGCGCAGCACTCTCAAAATCAAGCGCTGGCAGTTAACCAGTTGAAGAGGCATTGCTGCGCTACGGACGGATCTGGATGGAGTTCCGCTGCAGTAGCACTTGAAGAAGCTGAGCGAGAGACGGTGGCGGCAATCAGAGCGGAGAAGTCCGCGAAGGACAACCTCGACGATCTCAAGCGACAAGTGTCAACTACCGCTGATACGGCGGAATTTCTCGATAACAGTTTGGGATTAGTCCTGGGAGAAAAAACCCTGCGCGTGTCGGAGGGAAGTCTAGGCGAGGGATACCGCATTACCCGCCACGATCAGAGAGCCGATGGAATGTCAGAGGGTGAGAAAAAGCTGGTCTCGCTACTCTATTTTTGCGCAGAGTTTCTAGCAGAAAATCGAAAACAGTTGCTAAAATACAGCGTAATTATCTTCGATGATTTGGGGTCGGAACTGGACGAGCCTCGATTGCTGGCAGTTGACAGATTCATCTCCAACCACTTTCAGAACCCGAAACCTGCTGCGCTTCTTTATTTCACCCACAGCCATACATACCTAAAAATCTTACAATCTCGCCTTGGCGGACGGGCTGTTGAGACTAAACGAAAGGACCAGGTCGTTCCCCCGAAAGCAGTGTTCTACGAGGTCTATAAAGACAGCTTCAGCGGTCGGAAACAGTCCACCCTTTGCCGTAAGTGGGATGATGAAGCGATAAAACTGACCAACGATTATTGGCTTTCGTTCTATATGGTGCTGCGAGCGTTCGAGGACTTACAAGCCGGCGCACTGCCCACTCTGGGGACAGGGAATTTCTGTCGTAAGGTCCTCGAAGGGTTTACCGAGTTTCGAGCACCAGGTGATGAGCAGTTTGGTTCTCGAATCGATAAAATTCTATCGGAAAAAAGACTTTCCTTATCGCCCGCGCTTTCGAAGATCGTTAACGGACTCTCCCACTCCGATCTGAACAAGTCTGGTGGTGTGTTTTCGCGAAATGAAGTGGAACACTCGGTAGTGCAAACGCTCAATTTGATGCGGCTAGTAGATGAGGAACACTTCCTTGCGTTGTTGATTAAATTCAGGGGTAAGCAAGACGCTAATAGCATTGAGAAGGCTTTGCAGCAACGGACAGGGATATAG
- a CDS encoding ATP-grasp domain-containing protein translates to MLSRLDDPLTPDRPLIVILGDDTDEEDHDLLFPALRARGVSVIRVHPHDIVTRMDPDEVSFSVGPLELHPDLVVGWVLDDLLVPGMSYLDVFARLGVPVINDAMTLFRAQNKFLDSTLLSDGGALRYPVITGRDDTALQDWLEDLDAPAVVKPLVGHGGRGVEKLADAADAPALLARLRERDEGYYVVPWIDNPGRDIRVYTVNHHPVFAMYRYAPPGKWITNILAGGHLAPCPLTPELSELAARASRAAGTLIGGIDIGENRATGELVVYEVNSCPTCEPPVIEAVADFLAAAAVDLEQARATWRPARVHTDPPPDPELFHASKRDRIRPD, encoded by the coding sequence ATGTTGAGTCGTCTCGACGATCCGCTCACACCGGACCGTCCACTCATCGTCATTCTCGGCGATGACACGGACGAGGAGGACCATGACCTCCTCTTCCCGGCACTCCGCGCGCGTGGGGTGTCGGTCATCCGGGTGCATCCACATGACATCGTCACCAGGATGGACCCGGACGAGGTGAGCTTCAGCGTCGGCCCCCTGGAGCTCCACCCCGACCTCGTCGTCGGCTGGGTCCTCGATGACCTCCTGGTGCCGGGCATGTCCTACCTCGACGTGTTCGCGCGGCTCGGGGTGCCGGTGATCAACGACGCGATGACGCTGTTCCGCGCGCAGAACAAGTTCCTCGACTCCACTCTGCTCAGCGACGGTGGTGCGCTGCGCTACCCCGTCATCACCGGGCGCGACGACACCGCCCTGCAGGACTGGCTCGAGGATCTCGACGCCCCCGCCGTGGTGAAGCCGCTGGTGGGGCACGGGGGCCGCGGCGTCGAGAAGCTTGCCGACGCCGCCGACGCCCCCGCCCTGCTCGCCCGGCTGCGGGAGCGGGACGAGGGCTACTACGTCGTACCCTGGATCGACAATCCGGGCCGCGACATCCGCGTCTACACCGTCAACCACCACCCCGTGTTCGCCATGTACCGCTACGCCCCGCCCGGGAAGTGGATCACCAACATCCTCGCCGGCGGCCACCTCGCCCCCTGCCCGCTCACCCCGGAGCTGTCCGAGTTGGCGGCGCGTGCCTCCCGGGCGGCGGGCACGCTCATCGGCGGCATCGACATTGGCGAGAACCGGGCCACCGGCGAACTGGTGGTCTACGAGGTCAACTCGTGTCCCACCTGCGAACCACCGGTGATCGAGGCGGTCGCGGACTTCCTCGCCGCGGCCGCCGTGGACCTGGAGCAGGCCCGGGCGACCTGGCGGCCCGCCCGCGTCCACACTGATCCCCCGCCTGACCCGGAGCTGTTCCACGCCAGCAAGCGGGACCGGATCCGGCCCGACTAG
- a CDS encoding DUF308 domain-containing protein — translation MTTTDSGRLGALRSAGFTALLIRGILGIILGVLLLIAPLTSATILATMVVLFIGFWLILDGLTACSFAFKEKNHDVSGWGWTLAGGIAAVLIGIGAIIYPLTAAVAGTLIILWFLVAGLFIRGVLELGDRQLGGWGIALGIINILAAIAIAVALWTNPAVALGAFIWVAAIYGIVFGIVAVIAAFKVRNA, via the coding sequence ATGACCACCACTGATTCCGGGCGCCTCGGCGCCCTCCGTTCCGCCGGCTTCACCGCCCTGCTCATCCGCGGCATCCTCGGTATCATCCTCGGCGTTCTGCTCCTCATCGCACCCCTGACCAGCGCCACCATCCTCGCCACGATGGTCGTCCTGTTCATCGGATTCTGGCTCATCCTCGACGGTCTCACCGCCTGCTCTTTCGCCTTCAAGGAGAAGAATCACGATGTCAGTGGCTGGGGGTGGACGCTCGCCGGTGGTATCGCCGCCGTCCTCATCGGTATCGGCGCGATCATCTACCCGCTGACAGCCGCGGTGGCCGGCACCCTCATCATCCTCTGGTTCCTCGTCGCCGGCCTGTTCATCCGGGGCGTCCTCGAGCTCGGTGACCGCCAGCTCGGGGGCTGGGGTATCGCGCTCGGCATCATCAACATCCTCGCCGCGATCGCCATCGCCGTCGCCCTGTGGACCAACCCGGCCGTCGCCCTCGGGGCGTTCATCTGGGTCGCCGCGATCTACGGCATCGTCTTCGGCATCGTCGCCGTGATCGCCGCCTTCAAGGTCCGCAACGCCTGA
- a CDS encoding MsnO8 family LLM class oxidoreductase, with amino-acid sequence MRLSVLDRANATSTATGTATISSTADVLQGVLDHARHVEALGFAGFFVAEHHGVPGIPGTQPAMLATAVGAATSRIRVGTAGIMLPAHQPLIVAEQITTLEALYPGRVDAGIGSSVGFTAAVRASLRQGDAAELKARYPEDLREMLGHLTTDTPVWLLAGFRSVLLAAELGLGVILGGPNQADAADLYRRNFRPGRIDAPQVIHSLNVAVADTTDAARDLLLPEAFAQAHARTTGVFEALRPVDELPTPTEKERRRMAETLAMAVWGTPRDVEKHLRGLGDVLVTGGMSDPAGRARSEELLAELV; translated from the coding sequence ATGCGCCTCTCCGTTCTCGACCGGGCCAACGCCACCAGTACCGCCACCGGCACCGCCACCATCTCCTCCACCGCCGACGTCCTGCAGGGTGTGCTCGACCACGCCCGCCACGTCGAAGCCCTCGGCTTCGCAGGCTTCTTCGTCGCCGAACACCACGGCGTCCCCGGCATCCCCGGCACCCAGCCGGCGATGCTCGCCACCGCCGTCGGCGCGGCCACCAGCCGGATCCGGGTGGGCACCGCCGGGATCATGCTGCCGGCGCACCAACCGCTCATCGTCGCCGAGCAGATCACCACCCTCGAGGCCCTGTACCCCGGGCGTGTCGACGCCGGCATCGGCTCCTCCGTCGGCTTCACCGCCGCGGTCCGCGCGTCCCTGCGGCAGGGGGATGCGGCCGAGCTGAAGGCCCGCTACCCGGAGGACCTGCGGGAGATGCTCGGCCACCTGACCACGGACACCCCGGTGTGGCTGCTCGCCGGTTTCCGCTCCGTCCTGCTCGCCGCCGAACTCGGCCTCGGCGTCATCCTCGGCGGCCCCAACCAGGCGGACGCCGCCGACCTCTACCGGCGCAATTTCCGCCCCGGGCGTATCGACGCCCCGCAGGTCATCCACTCCCTCAACGTCGCCGTCGCCGACACGACGGACGCCGCCCGCGACCTCCTCCTGCCGGAGGCCTTTGCGCAGGCTCACGCCCGCACGACCGGCGTGTTCGAGGCGCTGCGCCCGGTCGATGAGCTGCCGACGCCCACGGAGAAGGAACGACGCCGGATGGCGGAGACCCTGGCGATGGCGGTGTGGGGGACCCCGCGGGACGTCGAGAAGCACCTGCGCGGACTGGGCGACGTGCTGGTCACCGGCGGGATGAGTGATCCCGCGGGGCGGGCGCGGTCGGAGGAGCTGCTGGCTGAGCTGGTGTGA
- a CDS encoding SDR family oxidoreductase yields MHDPRSLYPTIEPPEQRQPHPGLDKEMEPKADIGLDSYVGHGRLQGRKALITGGDSGIGSAVAVAYAREGADVAISYLPEEQADADRVIEAIEAAGQKALALPGDLCELAQCEKIVRDTVEAFGGLDILVNNASRQIWHDGIENIPDEDFDATMKSNIYSAYRVTKAAIPHLQPGSAIIFTSSIQAYEPSATLLDYAMTKAAMNNLSKGLATQLTPKGIRVNAVAPGPIWTPLQPSYGQPMDKLTEFGQQAPVGRAGQPAELAGAYVFLASDEASYVMGETLAVTGGTPTP; encoded by the coding sequence ATGCATGACCCCCGTTCCCTCTACCCCACCATCGAGCCACCCGAGCAGCGCCAGCCCCACCCCGGCCTGGACAAGGAGATGGAGCCGAAGGCCGACATCGGCCTGGACAGCTACGTCGGCCACGGCCGCCTCCAGGGGCGCAAGGCCCTGATCACCGGCGGCGACTCCGGCATCGGGTCCGCCGTCGCCGTCGCCTACGCCCGGGAGGGCGCGGACGTGGCCATCTCCTACCTCCCCGAGGAGCAGGCGGACGCCGACCGCGTCATCGAGGCCATCGAGGCCGCCGGCCAGAAGGCTCTCGCCCTGCCGGGTGACCTGTGCGAGCTGGCGCAGTGCGAGAAGATCGTCCGCGACACCGTCGAGGCGTTCGGCGGGCTGGACATCCTGGTCAACAACGCCAGCCGCCAGATCTGGCACGACGGCATCGAGAACATCCCCGACGAGGATTTCGACGCCACCATGAAGTCCAACATCTACAGCGCCTACCGGGTGACCAAGGCGGCGATCCCGCACCTGCAGCCGGGTTCGGCGATCATCTTCACCAGCTCCATCCAGGCCTACGAGCCCTCGGCGACGCTGCTGGACTACGCCATGACCAAGGCCGCGATGAACAACCTGTCCAAGGGGCTGGCCACCCAGCTGACCCCGAAGGGCATCCGGGTCAACGCCGTCGCTCCGGGCCCGATCTGGACCCCGCTGCAGCCGAGCTACGGCCAGCCGATGGACAAGCTCACCGAGTTCGGCCAGCAGGCACCGGTCGGCCGGGCCGGTCAGCCCGCCGAGCTCGCCGGGGCGTACGTGTTCCTCGCCTCCGACGAGGCCTCCTACGTCATGGGCGAGACGCTCGCCGTCACCGGCGGCACCCCCACCCCGTAA